TAGCCGCGACTGGGATTACGAGCGTCTGCGCGCAATCGCTGACCAGGTAGGCGCATTGTTAATGGCAGACATTTCTCACCCTGCCGGTCTTATTGCCAAAGGTCTCTTGAATGATCCGTTCGATCATTGCCACATTGTAACTACTACAACACACAAAACTTTGCGTGGCCCACGCGGCGGTGTGATCATGATGCGTAATGATTTTGAAAATCCATTTGGTATCAAAACCCAAAAAGGTCAGCTTCGTACCATGTCGTCATTGTTAGACTCAGGAGTTTTCCCCGGAACACAGGGAGGACCATTGGAGCACATCATTGCAGCCAAGGCGATAGCATTTGGTGAAGCATTGAGCGAAGGTTACTACAACTATGCGACTCAGGTTGGAAAAAATGCACAGGCAATGGCAAAGGCATTTGTTGACAAAGGTTACCGTATCATTTCCGGCGGAACCGACAATCACTTAATGCTGATCGACCTTCGTACTAAAAACGGAATCGAATCAGGACTGACTGGCAAGCTTGCAGAAAACACATTGATCAAGGCGGATATCACTATTAATAAAAATATGGTTCCGTTTGATGACAAATCGCCGATGATCACGTCAGGTATCCGAGTAGGAACTGCCGCTATGACTACACGCGGGCTGGTGGAAACGGATATGGAGCGTATCGTGGATCTGTTGGATACTGTGCTTGTTAATCACGATCAGGATGCCAAGATCGCCGCTGTCAAAGAAGAAGTTAATAACTGGATGAAGCAATATCCGTTATATATCTGATAAATTATAAATTACGTTTACTGCGTGATGGCCCGGCTGTCACGCAGTTTTTGTTTACAGGCAATGTGGGTCACAATGCTTATATCTTAAAGAATTGTGCACTGACATGTTTTGACTTAATAAAGTTTTCATAACTTTGCACTCCAAAATCGAATTAATTGATATGAGCAAGAAAAACACGGACGAGTCCGGGCTTGAAATTATTGAAACTCCGGAAGCATTAGCTGGCCAAATCAATAAAGCAGAGGTTTTTTTTATAAAAAATCGTAAAATAGTTTTAGGCATTGGAGGAGCGATATTGGTTGCCGTTGTGGCGTTTGCCGGGTATCGTTTTTACATTGACGGCCAGGAAGGAACAGCTCAGGATGCGCTTGCAAGTGTAGTTTATGATTTTGAAGCAGATTCTCTGCAAAAAGCATTGAACGGTAGCGGCGGAAACGAAGGCTTGTTGTCCATTGCAGACAGTTATAAAGGTACCGATGCCAGCAATCTTGCCAATTTTTACGCAGGTGTCGCTTTGCTGAAACAAGGTAAATATGATGACGCGATCAGTCACCTTCAGTCTTTCAGTTCTTCTGACCTGTTGGTTCATGCTCGTGCGCAATCATTGATCGGAGACGCATATCTTGAAAAAAACCAACCAGCCGAGGCCATGTCTTATTACCAGAAAGCTGCTGACTATCAAAAAAACGAATATTTCACGCCGGTATATTTAATGAAGCTGGCTATCGCTCAGGAAAAAGCAAACCAGGCTCCTGACGCTGTTGCTACATATAAACGTGTTATTGACGAGTTTCCTCTTTCATCGGAAGTGGTTAACGCTAAGAAGTACATGGGATTATTAGAGGGACAGGTCGGCAAATAATGGTTAACCATTTCTGTTTCTGAAAAAGGATAAAGCCGACAAAGGTTTTATCCTTTTTTATTTTTTCAACTATTCATATTCCTAAGAGATTTCTGAAAATCAATTATTATGTCAAGTGCGGATAAGAATTTAAGCGTTTTTACAACAGAAGGCCTCCCGGACATTAGTGCCAAAAAATTTGCGATCGTCGTAGCTGAATGGAATAGTGAAGTAACCGAAAAGCTTTTTGAAGGAGCATATCAGACATTGATTACATATGGTGCCATCGCGGCCAATATCGTGAGAGGTAATGTGCCGGGGAGCTTCGAACTTACATTAGGTGCCCAATGGTTTGCACAACGCAAGGACATTGACGCCGTAATTGCATTGGGCGTGGTGATCCAGGGCGAAACCAAGCATAACGATTATATCAATCATGCCGTAGCTCAGGGTATCACCAATGTAAGCCTCAAAACAGACAAGCCGGTCATTTTCGGAGTACTGACACCTAATAACATGGAGCAGGCTTTGGAACGATCGGGTGGCGTACATGGAAATAAAGGAGACGAAGCAGCGATGACAGCGATTAAAATGCTCGGGCTTTATTCCGAAGTTGCCAGGGGTTATTATTTGTAGTCATACATGGTCATTTATTGTCAGGAATAGTCATTTGTGGTCAGGAAATAGTCATTAATGGTCATGTGTAGTCATTCAAAACAGTTCTTAACCATTATGACAATAAATGACAACACATGACTAAGCATGACCACTCCTGACCAAACATGACAAAGCCTGACCACTCTTGACTTTATAAAACATTCAATCATTCAAAATTCAAAATTCTACATTAAAATATGCAAGTCTGGAAATTTGGCGGCACTTCGGTTGGAAAGCCTGAACGCATGCATTCGATCCGCGAACTTCTTAATAGTGATCCTAGCCGGAAAATTGTCGTACTATCGGCACTTTCAGGCTCTACCAATGCATTGATCGCCATTGGTGAAGCAGCCAAGGCGTTTGATGATGCAAAAGCTGCGGCTTTGATCGAAGATCTGAAAACACATTACGGCTTGTTCATCAAAGAACTATACGCTACGCCGGCAGGCCGTGCCAATGGTCAAACGATCGTGGACAATGAGTTTGGCTTTATCAAATCTTTGGTAGGCATCAAACCTTTTACCATCAAACAGGAAAAAGAACTGGTTGCGGAAGGTGAGATACTAAGTACCAAAATGTTCCAGGCATATCTGGAAGAAAAAGGAGAAAACTCTGTTTTGCTTCCTGCGCTGGACTTTATGCGCATCGATGCGGATGGAGAACCGGAGCTTGCTACCATTGAAGAGAAACTGGTAACGATTTTAAATCAATATACCGACAAGCAGACGATCATTACACAGGGTTTCATTTGCCGCAATCCACGCGAAGAGGTAGACAATCTGAAAAGAGGAGGCTCAGACTACACTGCATCGTTGATCGGTGGAGCGATCCGTGCGGACGAGATCCAGATCTGGACGGACATTGACGGAATGCATAATAATGATCCCCGGATCGTGAAGCGTACATTCCCAATTCGCGAGCTGACGTTCGAAGAGGCGGCGGAGTTAGCGTATTTCGGTGCGAAAATTTTGCACCCGAGCACCATTACCCCAGCCAAGTTGAGAGGCGTTCCGGTTCGTTTAAAAAACACGATGCAGCCAGAAGCTCCGGGCACATTGATCGCCAACCAAACATCTGACAGGGACATCAAAGCCATCGCTGCCAAAGACAACATTACGGCGATTTACATTCATTCGACCCGTATGCTGAATGCTTACGGCTTTCTTCGTAGGGTTTTTGAAATCTTCGAGAAATATAAAACACCGGTTGATATGATCACCACTTCGGAAGTATCAGTGTCGGTAACGATTGATAACTCTGAGAACCTGGATAAGATCAGCGCGGAATTAAGAGAATTCGCTGATTTAGAAGAGCATGACCGTGACCAGAACATCATTTGTATCGTAGGTAATTTCAGTGCGGATAAAGAAGGCATTGCTTTAAAAGTGCTGGATGCTATGAAACACATTCCCATACGAATGATTTCGTATGGTGCCTCGGAACACAATCTTTCGTTATTGATTCACTCCAAATACAAAGCAGAAGCGCTGAATGTGTTGAACGAGCGGCTGTTTTACTATGAGGATGCCATGAAAGACATTTTTACAGCACCATAAGCTACCGCCAACATGTTACAAACCAATTTTATCCGCGATAACAGGGAGCTGACGATTGCAGGATTAATAAAGAAACATTTCAAAGACCCGGAAGCGGCAGTTGACAGGATTCTGGAACTGGATCAAAAACGACGCGAGTTGCAGCAGAACCTGGACGAAACCCTGGCATTGTCCAATAATAAAGCGAAGGAGATCGGTGCGCTGATGAAGGCTGGCCAGAAAGAGGAGGCCGAGGCCGCGAAAGCAGACACAGTAGTCTTGAAAGAACGCTCCAAAGCATTGGACGAAGAACATAAGTCTGTGGAAGCATTGTTACTGGAAGAGCTGGTAAAGCTTCCCAATTTGCCGCATGCGAGTGTTCCGGAAGGGAGAACAGCTGAGGATAATGTCAATATACTGGAAGCAGGTGCAAAGCCGGTTTTACCGGAAGGAGCACTGCCTCACTGGGAACTGATCAGGAAGTTGGGAAAGAACCAGGCTCCTATCATTGATTTTGAACTGGGAAATAAAATTTCCGGCGCTGGATTTCCGGTCTATAAAGGCAAGGCCGCGCGCTTGCAGCGTGCAATGATCGCATTCTTCCTGGACGAGGCAGGAAAAGCGGGATATACTGAAATACAGCCTCCCATTGTAGTGAATGCGGACTCAGGGTTTGCTACCGGGCAATTGCCGGACAAAGAAGGTCAGATGTACCACGATGCTGCTGACGATCTGTACCTGATCCCGACAGCGGAAGTGCCTGTTACGAATTTGTACCGCGATGTGATTGTAGCAGAAAGTGATTTGCCGGTTAAAAATGTCGCCTATACACCTTGCTTTCGCCGTGAAGCGGGTAGCTGGGGTGCGCATGTGAGAGGTTTGAACAGGTTACACCAGTTTGACAAAGTTGAAATTGTTCAGATTAATAAGCAGGAAGATTCCTACAAGGCGCTGGATGAAATGGTTGAGCACGTGAAAAGCCTATTGGGGAAACTAGCATTGCCTTACCGAATTTTACGGCTTTGTGGGGGAGATATGGGTTTCACCTCTGCATTGACTTATGATTTCGAGGTATGGTCTGCGGGGCAAGAGCGTTGGCTGGAATGCAGTTCTGTCTCTAATTTTGAAACCTACCAGGCAAACCGGTTGAAACTAAGATATAAGACTGCGGACAAGAAAACGCAGCTGCTTCATACATTGAATGGTTCCGCATTGGCTTTGCCGAGGATCGTAGCCGCATTGCTTGAAAACAATCAGCAGGCTGATGGTACTGTGAAGGTGCCTGCGGTTTTGGTACCGTACTGCGGTTTTGATGTAATTGAATAGATCAAATTTGGTTCATAGTAAGAAGGCTCTCAATCATTTGGGGGCCTTTTGTGTTTTCCAAAAGCGAGGTAATACCAGTTTTATCCATAATAAGTCGGCCGACCTTTTCAGAAGAAACGCCAGGTTCGATCTGGAATGAATTTTCAAACTGACTTCCAGTAATCCTCGTTCTGAAACAATGGAATGCGATTTGAGGCGATGTCTGATAGTGGTTGACCATTTCCATCAGGTGCGTGGAGACCAAAAATAATGAGCCGTTGGAACGAGAGAATCCATCTACTACGGTTTTGGAACAATGTAATGCATCGTCATGATTGGTACCTCTGAAAAGTTCGTCGATGATGATGAAGCATTTGTCTCCTGCATGCAACGCTTCCGCGACACTTTTGATGCGCATCATTTCATTATAGAAGTGACTATACCCGGCCGCAAGATCATCCGAAAGGTGAATGGAGGTATAAAGTCGGTCAAAGAATGGCAGGCTCATTTCTTTGGCTGGTACGGGGCAGCCCAGATGTGCAAGATAAATTGCGATCCCGCAGGCTTTCAAAAACGTCGTTTTACCGCTGGTATTAGCCCCGGTGAGGATACAAACG
The genomic region above belongs to Dyadobacter pollutisoli and contains:
- the glyA gene encoding serine hydroxymethyltransferase, which encodes MSTLTSVVRDTTIFDLINREKHRQESGIELIASENFTSKQVMEASGSVLTNKYAEGLPGKRYYGGCEVVDEIEQIAIDRLKELFGATWANVQPHSGAQANTAVFLACLNPGDKIMGFNLAHGGHLTHGSPVNISGKYFQPVFYGVEAETGLIDWDKVEETAVRERPKLLICGASAYSRDWDYERLRAIADQVGALLMADISHPAGLIAKGLLNDPFDHCHIVTTTTHKTLRGPRGGVIMMRNDFENPFGIKTQKGQLRTMSSLLDSGVFPGTQGGPLEHIIAAKAIAFGEALSEGYYNYATQVGKNAQAMAKAFVDKGYRIISGGTDNHLMLIDLRTKNGIESGLTGKLAENTLIKADITINKNMVPFDDKSPMITSGIRVGTAAMTTRGLVETDMERIVDLLDTVLVNHDQDAKIAAVKEEVNNWMKQYPLYI
- a CDS encoding tetratricopeptide repeat protein, whose amino-acid sequence is MSKKNTDESGLEIIETPEALAGQINKAEVFFIKNRKIVLGIGGAILVAVVAFAGYRFYIDGQEGTAQDALASVVYDFEADSLQKALNGSGGNEGLLSIADSYKGTDASNLANFYAGVALLKQGKYDDAISHLQSFSSSDLLVHARAQSLIGDAYLEKNQPAEAMSYYQKAADYQKNEYFTPVYLMKLAIAQEKANQAPDAVATYKRVIDEFPLSSEVVNAKKYMGLLEGQVGK
- the ribH gene encoding 6,7-dimethyl-8-ribityllumazine synthase encodes the protein MSSADKNLSVFTTEGLPDISAKKFAIVVAEWNSEVTEKLFEGAYQTLITYGAIAANIVRGNVPGSFELTLGAQWFAQRKDIDAVIALGVVIQGETKHNDYINHAVAQGITNVSLKTDKPVIFGVLTPNNMEQALERSGGVHGNKGDEAAMTAIKMLGLYSEVARGYYL
- a CDS encoding aspartate kinase, with the translated sequence MQVWKFGGTSVGKPERMHSIRELLNSDPSRKIVVLSALSGSTNALIAIGEAAKAFDDAKAAALIEDLKTHYGLFIKELYATPAGRANGQTIVDNEFGFIKSLVGIKPFTIKQEKELVAEGEILSTKMFQAYLEEKGENSVLLPALDFMRIDADGEPELATIEEKLVTILNQYTDKQTIITQGFICRNPREEVDNLKRGGSDYTASLIGGAIRADEIQIWTDIDGMHNNDPRIVKRTFPIRELTFEEAAELAYFGAKILHPSTITPAKLRGVPVRLKNTMQPEAPGTLIANQTSDRDIKAIAAKDNITAIYIHSTRMLNAYGFLRRVFEIFEKYKTPVDMITTSEVSVSVTIDNSENLDKISAELREFADLEEHDRDQNIICIVGNFSADKEGIALKVLDAMKHIPIRMISYGASEHNLSLLIHSKYKAEALNVLNERLFYYEDAMKDIFTAP
- the serS gene encoding serine--tRNA ligase, translating into MLQTNFIRDNRELTIAGLIKKHFKDPEAAVDRILELDQKRRELQQNLDETLALSNNKAKEIGALMKAGQKEEAEAAKADTVVLKERSKALDEEHKSVEALLLEELVKLPNLPHASVPEGRTAEDNVNILEAGAKPVLPEGALPHWELIRKLGKNQAPIIDFELGNKISGAGFPVYKGKAARLQRAMIAFFLDEAGKAGYTEIQPPIVVNADSGFATGQLPDKEGQMYHDAADDLYLIPTAEVPVTNLYRDVIVAESDLPVKNVAYTPCFRREAGSWGAHVRGLNRLHQFDKVEIVQINKQEDSYKALDEMVEHVKSLLGKLALPYRILRLCGGDMGFTSALTYDFEVWSAGQERWLECSSVSNFETYQANRLKLRYKTADKKTQLLHTLNGSALALPRIVAALLENNQQADGTVKVPAVLVPYCGFDVIE